The following DNA comes from Novosphingobium sp. PP1Y.
GATCATCTCGGCGGTGGTGAGATCGGGATGAGGCAGATCACGGCCGACCACGATCGCGATTTCCGCCTCGACCTTGGGCTGGATGACCTGATCGAGCGAGATAGGAAACCCTTCGGGCACGTCCATGTCGGAGAACAGCATGCCGTAATCGGGCTGGTCAACGCCGAGCTGGCGCTGCACCGCCAGCGAGGTCAGCCCGATCTTGCGGCCGACCAGGCGCCGCCCGCTGTCAAGGGCGTGCCGGGTGTTGATTTCCTGCACGGCGTAGGCGGCATCCACCCCGCCGGCCGAAATGAGATCGCGGATCGGCGCTACCGGCTTGCCGCTGGCAGCCGCGCCCCGCAATTGCTCGGCCGCCTGTTGAATCGCCTTGGGATCGATCTTGGTTTCAGTCGTCATGGTGTCAAAGCTTCACGCAGATGTTTTCGGTTTCGGTATAGAATTCGAGGCTGTGCACACCGCCTTCGCGGCCGATCCCGGAATGTCCGGAACCGCCGAAGGCGGTGCGCAGATCGCGCAGGAACCAGCAATTGACCCAGCACACGCCAACCTGCATCGCGGCGGCGACGCGGTGCGCCCGCGAGAGGTTTTCGGTCCAGATCGTCGCGCACAACCCGTAGTCGGTGTCGTTGGCCAGGCCGATCACCTCGTCTTCGGCATCGAAGGGAATGACCCCGCAGCACGGGCCGAAGATCTCTTCGCGCATCACCGAACTGTCGTGCGCCAGGCCCGTCCACAGCGTCGGCTCGACATAGAAGCCGCCCGCTGCGTCACCCGACAGCGCGGGAACCCCGCCGCCGGTGACGACAGTGGCACCTTCGGCCACCGCGCGGGCGTAATATCCCAGCACCTTTTCCTTGTGCTCGGCGCTGATCAGCGGCCCCAGATAGGCCTTATCGCCGGTCGCGCCGGGCTTGAACGCCTTGGCCGCCGCCGTCATCCGCTTGACGAAATCATCGAAAACCGGCCGCTCGACATAGACCCGCTCGGTTCCGAGGCAGACCTGCCCGGTGTTGAGAAACACCGAGCGCGAAAGTCCTTCGACCACCTTGTCGAGATCGGCGTCGGCAAACACGACGGCCGGATTCTTTCCGCCAAGCTCGAACGAAATATCGCGCACCCCGACCGCGGCCTTTTGCATGATCGCCTGGCCGGTGCCGGTCTCGCCGGTAAAGGTAATCGCGTCGACATCGGGGTTCGAGGTCAGGAATTCACCGGCCGAGCCGCCCCCGAAGCCGTGCACCACGTTGTAGACACCCTCGGGCATCCCGACCGCGTTCATGACCTCACCCAGCAGCGCCGCGGTCCGCGGTGTCTCCTCGGAGGGCTTGACCACAACTGTGTTGCCGCAAGCCAGCGCCGGGCCGACCTTCCAGGTCATCAGTAGAAGGGGAAAGTTCCACGGGCAGATCACTGCGATCACACCCTTGGGTTTGCGCACGACGTAGTTCAGCGCCTTCCCGCCATCGGGCGTCGCCGTGGCGAAGGATTCGGTCGGGGTAGTGGCAATGACGTCGGCGAACATCCGGAAGTTAGCGGCGCCGCGCGGAATGTCGATGTGCGAGGCGACATGGCGCGGCTTGCCGGTATCCGCCACTTCGGCAGCGAGGAAATCGTCCGCGCGGCGTTCGATTTCGGTGGCGACGGCCGAGATGAGCTTGACTCGCTCGGCCGTCGTCATCTTGCCCCACGGACCGTTCAGGGCTTCCCTGGCGGCTGCCACGGCATCGGCAACGTCCTGCTCACTCGCTTCGTGGACGGTGCCGGTCTGCAAGCCGGTTGCCGGATCGATATTGGCGAACGTCTTGCCGGTGCTCCCACGGCGATAGGAGCCCCCGATGAAGTTCAGGACGGTATCGGTAACGGCCAGGGTGCCTTGGGTTGCCATGGGTTTTTCGTTTCTCCGTAAAGTCTCAATGGTGTCGCGCGCTCAATATTGCGCCGCTCCGATCGCGGTGAGGGCGGCGTTGGCGCACTGCGTATCGAGTTCCTCGGTTCCGCCAGACACGCCGATAGCGCCAACGATCTCGCCAGCGATCATGATCGGCAACCCGCCGCCGAACATGGCGATGCCGGGCTTAGCGGCTATACCCCCGCTTAGCGCCGGGTTGCCTTCGACCATCTTGAAGACGTCAGGCGAGGGAACCTTGAAGCTGGCTGCGGTATAGGCCTTGTCCTGCGCGATCTGCGAGGATGGGAACGGCGCCCCGATGGCGCGCAGCAGGGCGACCAACTCCCCCGTGGCACCAACCACCGCAGCGACGAGAGGGCAGCCCACCTCGCCGCCTTTGGCCACGGCGACCTGCACCGCTTTGGCGGCAAGATCGTGCCCGACCGACCGGATGGTCGCCACCCCGTCCATGCTCAGGTGTTCACCGTCATGAAGCGGTCGTTGAGCGCCTTCTCGTAATAGAAGATCGCCTTGCCGGCATTCTCGGCCTGCCACATCCGGCGCGGATTGTCGGGATAGTAGGTGTAGCCGCCGCTGAAGGTCTCGTTGCGGTTGCCCGACGGGTCGAAGAAGTAGATCGTCTGCCCGCGCGTGATCCCGTGGCGGGTCGGGCCGATATCCAGCGAAATGTCGTAGCGGCTGATGATGTCCGCCGCATGGCCGACATCGTGCCAGGATTCGAGGTTGAAGGAAGTGTGGTGGATCCGCCCGTCTTCGGGATAGCCCAGGAATGCCACGTCGTGCGCCTTGTTGCTGCACGACAGGAAGATGCCAAGGCGCGTGCCCGAAGCCTCGTCCACCAATTCTTCGGTCACCGAGAAATCGAGAGCCTCGACGAAGATCTTCGCGCTAGCCGAAATATCGACACCATTGAGGGCGCAGTGATCGAACCGGGTCGCGCGCATGCCGCGCGGCTCGGCAATCCAGACGTCGGGATTGCGCACGGCCGGCCCGGTTTCGGACAGCTCCATCTCGGCATAGAGATCGAACACGTGGGCGGTCGGCGTGTTGAAGCGGATCTTGCGACCGACGCCGGGATCCTCGCCAGCCGGAATGATATCGACGTGGACCCCCATGTCGAGCAGCCGTTCGGCAAAGTGGTCGAGATCGGCATCCTTGGCGACCTTGAACGCCATCCGGTCGAGCCCGGCGGAATCGGCCTCGCGCAGGATTATGCTGTGGCGATCGAACTCGTCGAAGGCCTGGAAGAACGCCCTTCCGTCTTCGACGCTCACCAGGTTGAGACCGATGCGGTCGCGATAGTGCTGGATTGCCTCATCCAGATCGAGGACGCGCAGCTGGACATAGCCAGGGCGAAGTACACCGGTCAGCGCCATTTCAGATCTCCTTGTCCCTTCAGGCCTTGAGGCCGTTCTCAAAAAATTCGGTCACCATGCGGTTGAAGCTCGCCATGCGTTCGATCTGCACCCAATGGCCGCATTCCGCGAATACGTGCAGGTCGGCGCGCGCCAGCAGGCTGGCCAGGCGCACGGTCGAATCCAGCGGGATCACCTGGTCGAACAGGCCGTGCAGGATGAGCGTTTCATGCTGGAGCGCCGCCACGTCTTCCTCGCGGCTTGCCAGCATCGCGATGTTGCGCTGCCGGTCCGCCCCGCCGAAGGTCGCGTGATAGGGATCGTGCGCTTCCGGACGCGCACTCGCTTCATAGCGCGACTGGATCAGGTCTTCGGTCAGACGGCTGTGGTCCCAGGCCAGGTACTTGAGCGAGGCGCGCATTTCTTCCAGCGAAGGCTGGTAGCCCCAGACCAGATCGAGCGCCGGCGTGATCGGGAAATCGAGCCCTGCCGGCCCCATCAGCACCGCCCGTTCGACCCGATCGGGATGCGCGATCATGAATGCCAGGGTGATGCCCCCGCCGAAGGAATTGCCGACCATCGAGACCTTGTCGATCCCGAGGGCATCCAGCAGCGATGCCACCTGATCGACCCACACCCGCTTGTCTTCGATTCGCCCCTTGGGATCCGAATAGCCGAAGCCGAACATGTCGGGCGCGATGACGCGGAAGCGCTTCGCCAGCTCGGGCATGTTGAGCCGCCAGTTGGCCCAGGCGGTCACCCCGGGTCCCGATCCGTGGATCAGCAGGACGGGTGCGCCCTCGCCCACATCGTGGTAGTTGGTGACGCTGCCATCGACCGTGATGGACTTGCCAATCTCCGGGCGTGCGATGTCGTTGGTTACGGCAGTCATGGCTCTCCCGATCAATTCTCAACCGATTTTTGGCCGGTTGCCTTGCCTGCCATTGCGACAGGCAAGGCAACCGGACTCGTGTTCGTTCGGATTCCCGGCGTTATTGCATAAAACAGAACGCATTTGCAAATGGAGAATGATTCAACCCGATCGCATCATGCCCCAAACCGGCCGGTCCGGCTCACGCCAGGCCTTCGGCCTTGAGCGCCGCGCCGACGGCGGGCCGCTGCGCGATCTTGCCGGCATAGGCGCCGAGCGCGGGGTAGGCGGTCATGTCGATACCGACATAGGCCGGCCAGCCCAGCATCACGAACAGGTAGATGTCGGCCACGCTGAAGGCGTTGCCCGCATAATGGTCACGCCCGGCGAGTTCCTTGTCGAGCGCGGCGAGGTGGTTCTTGACCGATTCTGCGGCCGACGCCTTCGCTTCGTCGGAGGTCCCGGGAGCAAACAGCGGCACGAACGCCTTGTGAAATTCCGAACCGAGAAAGCTGAGGCGGCTCAGCAACCGGTAGCGATCGAGGCTGCCTTCGGCCGGGGCCAGGCCGGATGCGGGGTTCTGGTCGGCAATATACAGCAGGATGGCGGGGTTTTCGGTCAGGGTCTCGCCGCTGTCCAGAGTCAGGGCCGGGACCTTGCCGGACGGATTGACGGCGAGGAAATCCTCGCCCGCCTCGGTCTTGCGTACGGCCAGATCGACCTTGACCGCTTCGAAATCGGCTCCGGTTTCGCGCAGGGCGATATGAGGGGCGAGCGAGCAGGCGCCCGGGCTGATGAACAGTTTCATTGTGCTTCTCCTCTAGGTTTCTTTTCGACGCCAGATCGATGTTCGGCCATCAGATCGGAGTCGCCAGCAGCGTCGCGATCCGATGGGTGTCGTAGACGCACATCCGGCTCACCAGTTTGGCCGCACCGTCCTTGATCGCCAGCCGGTCGACATATTTCCCGGCGTTGTAGATGCGGGTCTCACCGTCGTTGCGGGTTTGCAGCACGGCATAGCTGGCCTCGGCCGTCACGGTCTCGCCATCAGTCCCGGTCAGGACCGCCCGCGAAATCAGGTGACGGCTGAAATGTTCCGGGAAGACGTTGGCCCGGCGCAGCGCCACCACCCGATCGACCAGCATGCCCTTGCTGTCGCAATACATCACCGCGGCGGGCAGCCCGTTGTCGACATTCTCGCGGGCGATCACCTGGTAAAGGCAATCATCGACGAAAAACTCGGGCCACTGCTCGAGCCGGCCGTCATTCAGGCACAGACCGTAGGCGGCGTTCAGGCCATCGACCAGGCCCTGCAATGCGGGATCGACCAGGCTCATGCCGATGCTTCCGCGCTGGCGGCAAGGGCATCGCCCATCAGGCTTAGGTAGCCTTTCCAGAAGCCGCGCACGGCGTTCTCGTCCATGCCCATCGGCGCGTAATAGCCCCGCACGTCGTCGCCGCCCATTTCGATGAAACTGTGCTTGCCTTCGGCCCCAATCGTCCCTTGCTGGCAAAGCTCGACCGCTTCGCCGTCTTCCATCGAGATCAGGCCGGAGGGGCCGACAAGGTTCAGGTTGCGCAGGCGGTGACGCGTGGTTTCCTCATCGTCGTCAGCATAGCCGAAATAGGTCCAGACCAATTCGGTCTTGTCGACACCGTGCGTCACGATCTGGCGTGTCGCCAGCGTGTTCTGGATCTGCTGCAGAACGACCGAGGGAAACAGCGACTGGATGTGCAGGCCGACATCGTCCTCGATCTCGGGCCGGAACTGCAACAGGCTTTCGTCCTGCAATTTGGCAGCGCCTTGCATTTCGCGATTGGCCTCATCGCCGAACGAGCCGTAGTCGATGTCGCCCTTGGGCTTGGCAACGGTAAAGACGTTGTGGAAGCCTTGCTCGGCCAGTTCCCCCGCGCTGTCCTGGCTTTGCCGGTAGATTCCGAAGGTCGGGTAGAACAGGTGCAGCAAGGCCCCGTGGTAGCTGTCGCGGCTGTTCTCGGAATAGAGCTTCCAGTTACCCGCCATATATTGCCGGGAGTAACCCAGCACCTTGATCGGGTGGTGGAAAACGCGGTCGATATACTTGCGCATCACCGGACCGAGAAAATCTTCAAGCGACTCGATGTCGGTTGAAAACGTGCCGAACACCATGCCCTTGTAGCTCTCCACCCGGAGCTTTTCGAGCGAGTGAGTGGCCGGATCGAAATCCTTGTCGTAGCCCCCTACTCCCTTGAGGCCACGCCGGAACGGCACGCCGACCAGCGTGCCTTCGGCATCATAGGCCCACTGATGGTAGACGCACACGAACGCACCGTCGGCCTGGTTGCCGCGCAACGAGCGGCACACCGTCGCCCCCTTGTGCGCGCACCGGTTGACCCAGGCGTGGACCTTGTTTTCCTGACCGCGCACCAGCACCACCGGCGTTTCGCCGACATGGGTTGCGCGAAAGTCACCGGCGTTGGGTATCTCGGCTTCGAGCCCAAGGTAGCACCAGGTGCGCCCCTTGAAGACGTTGCGCTGCTCGGCAGCGAAAATCCGCGTATCGTGGTAAACCTTGTAATCGACCGCCGTCGGCAGCGAAGGTGCCCCCACTGGTGCAAAGGCATTCATTGCGCTTCTCCCACAAATCCCTGGCCCGATGCGAGCTGGCCGCAGGTGCGCATCGCGCTGCGCATCATCGCCGCGTCCGCCTTGCCCGTGCCGACAATGTCATAGGCGGTACCATGGGCGACCGACATGTGCAGATAGGGCGGCCCCATCATGATCACGCAGTTGCCCGAAAAACCCCAGGTCTTGACCGCAATGTGTCCCTGATCGTGGAAAATCGCCAGGACCATGTCGTAACGCCCCTCGATGCACTGGCGGAACACCGAATCGGGTGCAATCGGACCTTCCACCGCGATGCCCGATGCCCGCGCCCGCTCGACCCCCGGGGCAATCGCGAGCCGGTCCTCGTCACCCATGGCGTGGGGGTTGAGCCCGGCCACGGCGATACGAGGACGGGCGATTCCCCAGGATTGCATGGCATCGTTGACCTGCCCGATCGCCTTGGCCACGAGATCGGCGGTGATGACGTCGATCACCTGACGCAGCGACATGTGATCGGTGAGATGCGCGACCCGCAAGGGGCCGGTCAACAACACCAGATAGCTTTCGCCTGGCGTCGGGCTGATGACCTTGTCGAGTTTTCCGGCCATCTTGAGCGAACCGGTGCTGATCGGCCCCATGATCGTAGCGGCGAAGGACCCGTCCCGGGCCAGACCGTCCAACTCGTCCAGCCATTGCGCAGTGGCATGGCCGGCCACTTCGGTATCCTCACCCAGCGGCAGAACGCCGTCCGGCAAGGCGCCGGTGTCGATCACGTCGATCACCCCGGCCTCGTCGCTGGGCGCCTCGAACGAGCGCATCCGGCGCACCCGTGCCTTGACCCCGGTCATGTCGAGAGCACGCTCCACCGCCGCAGCCGAGCCGACCAGCACCGGTATCGACACTTCGTGCACCGATCCGTCCGCGAGCGCCTTAACTGTCACTTCGGGCCCGATCCCGGCAGGATCGCCGATCATGGTCCCGACGACGGGACGCATTGGTGAAGCTGACATGGACCGATCAGATGCTGTAGACATCGAGCATGGTCTGCGCGAGGTCGTTGATGATCACGGTCTTCTTGCGCTTGATCACAAAACTTCCGCCGACCGGCTCAAGATCGTAGAAGGCCGATCCGCTGTAGACGGTTACCACCCCATCGAGCACCGACGTCACCGTCCACGACGTGCGCGCCCGCACCAGACCATCGGCATCTTCAGTCGATAGCAGTGTGAACATGTGGGAAGTGCGCGCGCCAGGCGTGCTTGCCGAGGACCGCCCAGTGCGGATGCGAAAGACACGATCCTCAAGACCGCCGCGATTGTGGTAATAGATCAGCGAGATTTCGCGCTGCGGATCGGCGGTCAGACGCTCGCGATCATCCCAGGCCGGAACCCAGTATTCCGCGTCTTCCGCATAGAGCGACAGCCAAGTGTCCCAGTCCTTTTCGTCGAGCGCAACCGCCTCGCGGCCGAGAAAGCGGCAAACGGCCAGCCACTGCGTATCGGCCGCCGTCATCGCGCCAACTCCAGATCGCCCTTGGCAATCAATTCTGCGGTCTCCTGGTCGATCGCGGTGTTCATCCGGCTGATCCATTCGTCGTGGATGGCAACATAGAGCCCCTCGTCGGCCACCGCCGGACTGCTCATCACCGCATCCACCGCAAGCGCAGCACCGAATTGCCCGGCGTCTTTGGTCCAGCGCGTCGCGCCGCGCGACATGTCGTTCATCCGCCCTTCTCCCGCGCCAAACCCGGCCTGGCAGTTGTTGAATTCAGTCAGGTCGTCCGGCGTCGCCATGCCGCTGGCATTGAAGAAGTCCTCATACTGCCGGATCCTCAGCGCCCGGGCCGCGGCGCTTTCACCAACCGGCGCGACGCAATAGGTCGTGACCTCGGTCTCATCGACGGAGATCGGCTGAATGATCCTGATCTGCGTGCTGGTCTGATCCATCAGGAAGACATTGGGGAAAAGCTGCAGGTTGCGGATCCGCTTGTTCATCCACAGCGCCTTTTCATCGCCATGGGTATCCACGATCCAGTCGAGCACGTCAAAGTTTGGCCGGTCCCTGAAATTGGCGTAGTCGGCCCAAAGCACCGAATGTCCGTTGTGGAAGGAAAACGAGCCGCCATCCTGCTGGTTGAAATTCGCAAAATCGATCGCCTTGGTATCATTCTTCGAAGCGCCTTCGACGCGGCGCTGGACCGTCATGAAATAATTGCCGTGAACGGTGGCCACATGGTAGCCGTCGAGCCCATTCTCGACCTGCATTTTCCAGTTGCCCTTGTAGCGATAGCGGGTGGAGCCGGGAAGAACCTCCATCTCGCCGTGCTGCGACTGGTCCACCAGCAAGTCGATGAACGCCTTCGAACCGGCCAGATATTCCTCAAGCGGCAAGACATCGTCCGACAGGCTGCCAAAGATGAAGCCGCGGTAGATTTCGAGCCGGGCGATCTGGGGAAGCCCGAAATCGGCGCGGTCGAAACCGGGTCCATATCCCCCTGCCGCTTCCTCGGTGACGTCAAGAAGGTCGCCTGCGGACGAATAGGTCCAACCGTGGAAAGGACACATGAAAGTCTTCTTGTTGCCGGCTTTCTCCCGGCACACCTTGGCGCCGCGGTGAGCGCAGGCGTTGACCAGCCCACGGACCGTCCCCGAACGGTCCCGGGTGATGATCACCGGGAATCGCCCGATCTTGGTGGTCAGGAAATCGTGGGGCTTGGCGACCTGGCTTTCGTGCGCAAGGAAGATCCAGTTGCGCTCGAAAATGTATTTCATCTCGATATCGAACAGTTCGGTATCGGTGAAAGCGGCACGGTCGATCTGGAAGATTCCCCTCGCCTGATCCTTGACGAGCCACGATTTCAGTCGTTGTTTGATCGCTTGCAAATCGGCAATCCGGCCGACACGCTTCTCTGCGGCTTCCATAACGCTCCACTCCCAATAAGCGGAAGCCGCACGGACGGCTTTCGCTGGCTGGCCGAACACCTTGGCGGTGCTCACGAACCCGGCTCCACGCCGTCCGCGCATCACGGACGAATCGCTGGACCGACCTTCTGTTGCGAACTTCCTACACCAACAAATTACCCAGTGCAACGTATTGCACTATGGAGAACTATCGACTATCGCCTCGACTCGGTCGGCAAGAGTCGGCGTCAAAATAATCGGCGATGACGGTTCGGCGACACGCGAACCGCGTCCTCTGGGAGAGAAGGCAAATGGTAGCAGTCACGGAACTCGGTTACCTCGGGTTGACCGTCACCGACCTTGATGCGTGGCGCAGTTATGCTGCCGAAGTCGCCGGCATGGAGATCGTCGATGAGGGTGAAGGTGACTGCCTTTATCTGCGCATGGACCAGTGGCACCATCGCATTGCCCTGCATGCCGGTGATACCGATGATCTTGCCTATCTTGGCTGGCGCGTTGCCGGTCCGGTGGAATTCGACGCCATGGTGGCACAGCTGGCTGCCGCCGGAATCGCGGTTGAAGTGGCGAGCGAAGCCGAAGCGCGCGAACGGCGCGTGCTCGGCCTTGCCAAGCTGGCCGATCCCGGCGGAAATCCGACCGAAATCTTTTACGCACCCCAGGTCGACACCCACAAGCCCTTCCACCCCGGGCGCCCGATGTTCGGCAGGTTCCTGACCGGCTCCGAAGGGATCGGCCACTGCATCCTGCGCCAGGACGATGTTGCGGCGGCAGCGGCGTTCTATGGCCTGCTGGGACTGCGCGGGTCGGTCGAGTATCACCTGCAGCTGCCCAACGGGATGGTGGCGCAGCCGTACTTCATGCACTGCAACGAGCGGCAGCATTCGATCGCCTTCGGGCTTGGCCCGATGGAAAAACGCATCAACCACCTGATGTTCGAATATACCGACCTCGACGATCTCGGCCTCGCGCATGACATTGTGCGGGCCCGCAAGATCGACGTCGCCCTGCAACTCGGCAAGCACGCAAACGACCAGGCGCTGACCTTCTACTGCGCCAACCCGTCGGGCTGGCTGTGGGAGTTCGGCTGGGGTGCCCGCAAGGCCCCGAGCCAGCAAGAATATTACACCCGCGACATCTTCGGTCACGGCAACGAGGCTGCGGGCTACGGAATGGATATTCCCCTCGGCTGATCGCCCATTCGATCGCTTGTCCAGAACCCAGATTGGAATTGCCAGACGCCATGTCGAACAAATTGCGCCTTTGCCAAGTGGCAGACGTCAAGGACGGTGAACCGGTCGCGGTTTACCAGGAACAGATGCCTGCGCTTGCGGTCTACAACGTCGATGGCGATGTGTTCGTCACCGACAATCTGTGCACGCATGGCAATGCCATGTTGACCGATGGCTACCAGGACGGCGGGCTCATCGAATGCCCGTTCCACGGCGGTTCGTTCGACATCGCGACCGGCGCGGCCAAGGCCTTTCCCTGCCAGATTCCGCTCAGGACCTATTCCGTCACGATCGAAGACGGCTGGGTTTGCATCGACAAGCCCGAAGGGAGCGCCTGAATGCTAGCCGACGCTCCTGCACGCTTCGAAATCCAGCAGCTCGCGACCGAGCTCAACGCGCTCTACGCCGAACTCATCGACGACGATCGCCTGGAAGAATGGCCGGAACTGTTTGTTTCGGACTGCGTCTATACCGTGATCGCGCGCGAAAATTTCGAGCGAAACATGGTTTCGGCCGCGATTTATTGCGACAGCCGCGGCATGCTGGTGGATCGCATCGTGTCCCTGCGCAAGGCCAATATCTTTCCGGTTCATGCCTACCGTCATATTCTCGGTCCGACCCGGGTCGTTTCCACAACTGGAACGCTCGCCAAGGCGCAAACCAACTACGCGGTCCTCATGACCCGCACTGACGGACGCACCACGATCTACAATTCAGGCAAATATATCGACGAGATCGATCTGTCGGGCGAACGCCCGATGTTCCGTTCGAAGATCGCCGTTTTCGATACCAACCTCATCGACACGATGATGGTTCGCCCGATTTAGTCCGCGACCAGGATTTTGACCATGACCGACACAGCTGTGCTAGGTGAGAACCTCTCGAAGACCGCAACCGGAACTGGTCGCCGGGTTCCCTATCGGGTCTTCACCGACCCGGAATATCACGCGCGCGAGCAGGAAAAGATCTTCCAGGGCGAGAACTGGTCGTTCGTCGCGCTCGAAGCGGAAATCCCGGAAGCTGGCGATTTCAAATCGACGTTCATTGGCGAAACGCCGGTCATCGTTACCAGGGCTGCGGACGGCGCCGTTCATGTCGTGGTCAACCGCTGCGCCCATCGCGGCGCCCTGGTCTGCCGCGAACTGCGCGGCAATCGTCCGAACCTCGAATGCGTGTACCACCAATGGGCCTATGACCTCGCCGGCAATCTGATCGGGGTGCCGTTTCGCCGGGGTCTCAAGGGCCAGGGCGGCATGCCCGGCGATTTCGACATGAAGCAGCACGGCCTCAAGCAGCTGCGCGTCGGGATCGTCGGCGGGCTGGTCTTCGCGAGCTTTTCGCAAAGCGTGGTGCCCCTGAACGATTTTCTCGGCCCGCTGGTGGTCGAGCATGTCGAACGGATCATGCACAAGCCGATCAAGGTGCTGGGCGACCAGCGGCAATATGTTCACGGCAACTGGAAGCTCTATGCCGAGAATACCCGCGATCCCTATCACGCCAGCCTCTTGCACCTGTTCCACAACACGTTCGGCCTCTATCGCTCGACCCAGACCGGCAAGTCGGTGATGGATACCGAAAAGCGGCATTCGCTGCTCTATTCGATCGCCGCCAGCAACGACGAGACTGCTGACAAGCAGGCCTATGGCGATTCCCGGACCTTCGATACCGAGTTCAAGCTGCAGGACATGTCGCTGCTCAAGGGCCGCCAGGAATTCGAGGACGGCATTACCCTGGTTATCCTTGCGGTGTTCCCGAACCTCGTCCTCCAGCAGATCCAGAACACGCTTGCGGTGCGGCAGATCGTGCCCAAGGGGCCGGAGGCCTTCGAGCTGGTCTGGACCCACTTCGGCTATGCCGACGACGACGCCGAAATGCAGGCAATCCGGCGCAAGCAGACCAATCTGATCGGTCCGGCCGGCCTGATTTCGATGGAAGACGGCGAAGCGGTCGAAATCGTGCAGAACGCAATCGTCGGCGAGCAGCAGGCGACCTCGTTCATCGCCATGGGCGGTGGCCGCGCCGAAGATGCCGACCACCTTGTCACTGAAGGCGCCATTGTCGGCTTCTGGGACAATTACGAGAAGCTGGTCGGCTTCGAGACCGCGCGATGACCCGCAAGATTGACTTCTATTTCGACTTCATCAGTCCCTTCAGCTACCTCGCGCAGCTGAAGCTGCCCGATATTGCCCGCAAGGCCGGTTACGAACTCGAATATTGCCCGATCGATATCCCCGAGGCGAAGATCGCGGCGGGGAACTACGGCCCGTCCAATCGCGAGGTCGCCCCCAAGATCAAGGTGATGATGGCGGACCTCAACCGCTGGGCCCGCAAGTACGACGTCCCCTTGCGGTTTCCGGCCAGCTTTGCCTGCGCCGACTGGAATTGCGCCACGCTTTACGCGCGCGAGCAGGGCAAGGCGGGCGCCTATGTCACCGCCGCCTTCAATCGCATCTGGGGACAGGGCATCGATCCGGGCGACCGCGCAGAGCTGCGCGCCTGCGCAACGGAAGCCGGCCTTGACCCAGAGGGGCTGATTGCCTTCG
Coding sequences within:
- a CDS encoding 2-hydroxymuconic semialdehyde dehydrogenase, giving the protein MATQGTLAVTDTVLNFIGGSYRRGSTGKTFANIDPATGLQTGTVHEASEQDVADAVAAAREALNGPWGKMTTAERVKLISAVATEIERRADDFLAAEVADTGKPRHVASHIDIPRGAANFRMFADVIATTPTESFATATPDGGKALNYVVRKPKGVIAVICPWNFPLLLMTWKVGPALACGNTVVVKPSEETPRTAALLGEVMNAVGMPEGVYNVVHGFGGGSAGEFLTSNPDVDAITFTGETGTGQAIMQKAAVGVRDISFELGGKNPAVVFADADLDKVVEGLSRSVFLNTGQVCLGTERVYVERPVFDDFVKRMTAAAKAFKPGATGDKAYLGPLISAEHKEKVLGYYARAVAEGATVVTGGGVPALSGDAAGGFYVEPTLWTGLAHDSSVMREEIFGPCCGVIPFDAEDEVIGLANDTDYGLCATIWTENLSRAHRVAAAMQVGVCWVNCWFLRDLRTAFGGSGHSGIGREGGVHSLEFYTETENICVKL
- a CDS encoding heme-binding protein, whose product is MDGVATIRSVGHDLAAKAVQVAVAKGGEVGCPLVAAVVGATGELVALLRAIGAPFPSSQIAQDKAYTAASFKVPSPDVFKMVEGNPALSGGIAAKPGIAMFGGGLPIMIAGEIVGAIGVSGGTEELDTQCANAALTAIGAAQY
- a CDS encoding catechol 2,3-dioxygenase codes for the protein MALTGVLRPGYVQLRVLDLDEAIQHYRDRIGLNLVSVEDGRAFFQAFDEFDRHSIILREADSAGLDRMAFKVAKDADLDHFAERLLDMGVHVDIIPAGEDPGVGRKIRFNTPTAHVFDLYAEMELSETGPAVRNPDVWIAEPRGMRATRFDHCALNGVDISASAKIFVEALDFSVTEELVDEASGTRLGIFLSCSNKAHDVAFLGYPEDGRIHHTSFNLESWHDVGHAADIISRYDISLDIGPTRHGITRGQTIYFFDPSGNRNETFSGGYTYYPDNPRRMWQAENAGKAIFYYEKALNDRFMTVNT
- a CDS encoding alpha/beta fold hydrolase; this translates as MTAVTNDIARPEIGKSITVDGSVTNYHDVGEGAPVLLIHGSGPGVTAWANWRLNMPELAKRFRVIAPDMFGFGYSDPKGRIEDKRVWVDQVASLLDALGIDKVSMVGNSFGGGITLAFMIAHPDRVERAVLMGPAGLDFPITPALDLVWGYQPSLEEMRASLKYLAWDHSRLTEDLIQSRYEASARPEAHDPYHATFGGADRQRNIAMLASREEDVAALQHETLILHGLFDQVIPLDSTVRLASLLARADLHVFAECGHWVQIERMASFNRMVTEFFENGLKA
- the gstA gene encoding glutathione transferase GstA, with translation MKLFISPGACSLAPHIALRETGADFEAVKVDLAVRKTEAGEDFLAVNPSGKVPALTLDSGETLTENPAILLYIADQNPASGLAPAEGSLDRYRLLSRLSFLGSEFHKAFVPLFAPGTSDEAKASAAESVKNHLAALDKELAGRDHYAGNAFSVADIYLFVMLGWPAYVGIDMTAYPALGAYAGKIAQRPAVGAALKAEGLA
- a CDS encoding aromatic-ring-hydroxylating dioxygenase subunit beta → MSLVDPALQGLVDGLNAAYGLCLNDGRLEQWPEFFVDDCLYQVIARENVDNGLPAAVMYCDSKGMLVDRVVALRRANVFPEHFSRHLISRAVLTGTDGETVTAEASYAVLQTRNDGETRIYNAGKYVDRLAIKDGAAKLVSRMCVYDTHRIATLLATPI
- a CDS encoding aromatic ring-hydroxylating dioxygenase subunit alpha, with the protein product MNAFAPVGAPSLPTAVDYKVYHDTRIFAAEQRNVFKGRTWCYLGLEAEIPNAGDFRATHVGETPVVLVRGQENKVHAWVNRCAHKGATVCRSLRGNQADGAFVCVYHQWAYDAEGTLVGVPFRRGLKGVGGYDKDFDPATHSLEKLRVESYKGMVFGTFSTDIESLEDFLGPVMRKYIDRVFHHPIKVLGYSRQYMAGNWKLYSENSRDSYHGALLHLFYPTFGIYRQSQDSAGELAEQGFHNVFTVAKPKGDIDYGSFGDEANREMQGAAKLQDESLLQFRPEIEDDVGLHIQSLFPSVVLQQIQNTLATRQIVTHGVDKTELVWTYFGYADDDEETTRHRLRNLNLVGPSGLISMEDGEAVELCQQGTIGAEGKHSFIEMGGDDVRGYYAPMGMDENAVRGFWKGYLSLMGDALAASAEASA